A window of Trichomycterus rosablanca isolate fTriRos1 chromosome 5, fTriRos1.hap1, whole genome shotgun sequence contains these coding sequences:
- the tacc3 gene encoding transforming acidic coiled-coil-containing protein 3, whose translation MSSEALNDENQGTLPVWKQHFLSESAADIFALDQPTGRPSILRPSQAENVNKNVAKGVKVCFQTPLRDPVTRKIMSPSRVGKMPTLDDCTFALESLSLADSSKSPTPQSVSSAPVNVPSKSESSFPDDDMPIQSKGGYCIDFDNLDTMNPFESSNKMVLSPLKTAVLAEIALTVTEPDSVTIPALSGEEVEKVSENVFTALDETLPMTQSEENSLADLSADSTSTDSTVIIEPRITNTIIQSGDITVNLADHETVALLETPAPAALLETPAPAALLETPAPAALLETPAPAALLETPAPAALLETPAPAALLETPAPAALFETPAPAALLETPAPAALPETPAPAALPETPAPAALPETPAPAALPETPAPAALPETPAPAALPETPAPATLPKTPAPAAVPEHLAENVPETTDSPVLPKGSYNINFDLDLINPFQTGGSKIQNSPPCVRNAPIVNSPPSKIQISMAKKDNSAIPNKSEANLENPSHPEVNTETIVPSISPPKENPMVLEFNFDDGAKVKRKPPPKRLGLNRPPVAKAATKKPTSDPAEKSSPEMKPKTHDATMDSAEVKIPAARGAYSIDFNQFDDPNFNPFGMKAKIPHVEGPRDGRSGSVQTETSTQPKQPDHTAVESNPDSSPSFEATEVKPSFTRTQPAVEPKPFTVAPNKPLWTQIQQNLPSMNTTIEHCQPNPSMGFDSTAADDEFVPGSMFMPSDLDGQIDYLEQFGSSTFKESALRKQSLYLKFDPLLKESPKKAAADNLSVGLSLPRPSLAIRMMEAARSEVRQKSQQESPKLLEDFPLPAETPVVQDPTVLDLLVPTLKPPQRIEDVIVDMLKYTQKDLDDALEKAHKKAEEKEDDLNAQIEKLHMDNQHMVLIVSEFEAVIAQITAEHKQKEELAQAELSKVLQEKQQLAKDLNDMERSFSDVVKRLDRRKEVIDGFKKNEETLKQCAQSYLVRLQKEEQRYQMLKTHAEEKIDQANKEIADVRSKLGAEVSALQVQLRREQLKVQSLEKNLEQKTKEVEDVTKLCDELILKVQKC comes from the exons GTTTGTTTTCAGACTCCACTTAGAGATCCAGTCACTAGGAAGATCATGTCCCCAAGTCGTGTTGGCAAAATGCCCACTCTGGATGACTGTACATTTGCACTAGAGTCTCTCTCACTTGCTGATTCTTCTAA ATCTCCCACCCCACAAAGTGTGTCCTCAGCTCCAGTCAATGTCCCGAGTAAAAGTGAATCTTCCTTTCCTGATGATGACATGCCCATTCAGAGTAAAGGAGGCTACTGTATTGACTTTGACAATCTAGACACCATGAATCCTTTCGAAAGCTCCAATAAAATGGTCCTTTCACCACTTAAGACTGCAGTTTTGGCAGAAATTGCCCTGACAGTAACAGAACCAGATTCAGTCACTATTCCAGCATTGTCTGGTGAAGAGGTGGAGAAAGTTTCAGAAAATGTTTTTACTGCTCTGGATGAGACTCTTCCAATGACCCAATCTGAAGAAAATTCCCTGGCAGATTTATCTGCGGATTCTACTTCAACTGATAGCACTGTGATTATTGAACCAAGAATAACTAACACCATCATTCAGAGCGGTGATATTACAGTCAATTTGGCTGACCATGAGACTGTtgctctgctggagacccctgCGCCCGCCGCTCTGTTGGAGACCCCTGCGCCCGCCGCTCTGTTGGAGACCCCTGCGCCCGCCGCTCTGTTGGAGACCCCTGCGCCCGCcgctctgctggagacccctgCGCCCGCcgctctgctggagacccctgCGCCCGCcgctctgctggagacccctgCGCCCGCCGCTCTGTTTGAGACCCCTGCGCCCGCcgctctgctggagacccctgCGCCCGCCGCTCTGCCGGAGACCCCTGCGCCCGCCGCTCTGCCGGAGACCCCTGCGCCCGCCGCTCTGCCCGAGACCCCTGCGCCCGCCGCTCTGCCCGAGACCCCTGCGCCCGCCGCTCTGCCCGAGACCCCTGCGCCCGCCGCTCTGCCCGAGACGCCTGCGCCCGCCACTCTGCCCAAGACGCCTGCGCCTGCTGCAGTTCCTGAGCATCTTGCTGAAAATGTGCCAGAAACCACAGATTCTCCTGTGCTCCCTAAAGGATCATACAACATTAACTTTGATCTAGACCTGATCAACCCTTTTCAGACTGGTGGCTCAAAGATTCAAAATTCTCCTCCTTgtgtgagaaatgcaccaaTTGTCAATTCCCCTCCTTCCAAAATTCAGATATCCATGGCGAAGAAGGACAACAGTGCAATTCCCAATAAGTCAGAAGCCAATCTTGAGAATCCTAGCCATCCAGAAGTAAACACTGAAACGATTGTTCCATCAATTTCTCCCCCTAAAGAAAATCCCATGGTACTAGAGTTTAACTTTGATGATGGAGCAAAGGTCAAGCGCAAACCTCCCCCCAAACGGCTCGGATTAAATAGGCCGCCAGTGGCCAAAGCAGCTACTAAAAAGCCCACATCTGATCCAGCTGAGAAGAGTAGTCCTGAAATGAAACCTAAAACTCATGATGCAACTATGGACAGTGCAGAGGTAAAAATCCCAGCAGCACGAGGTGCTTACTCCATTGACTTCAATCAGTTTGACGATCCCAACTTTAATCCTTTTGGTATGAAGGCAAAAATACCTCACGTGGAGGGGCCACGTGATGGCCGGAGTGGTTCAGTCCAAACTGAAACATCTACACAGCCAAAACAGCCTGATCACACTGCAGTGGAGAGCAACCCAGACAG TTCTCCTTCCTTTGAGGCTACAGAAGTGAAACCATCTTTCACAAGG ACACAACCAGCAGTAGAACCCAAACCTTTTACCGTTGCTCCCAACAAACCACTTTGGACTCAAATCCAACAAAATCTACCCTCAATGAACACAACAATTGAGCACTGCCAACCAAATCCGAGCATGGGGTTTGATTCGACTGCAGCTGATGATGAGTTTGTACCTGGTTCCATGT TCATGCCGAGTGActtggatggacagatagattatCTAGAACAGTTTGGATCCAGCACA TTTAAAGAATCTGCTCTGCGTAAGCAGTCCCTTTATCTGAAGTTCGACCCACTGCTAAAGGAAAGTCCTAAGAAAGCAGCAGCAGACAATTTAAGTGTCGGTTTGAGTCTGCCTCGTCCCTCCCTCGCCATCCG GATGATGGAGGCTGCTCGGTCTGAGGTGAGGCAGAAATCTCAACAGGAAAGCCCAAAGCTGCTGGAGGATTTCCCTTTACCG GCTGAAACTCCAGTGGTTCAGGACCCCACAGTGCTCGACTTGCTGGTTCCGACATTAAAGCCTCCACAGAGAATCGAGGATGTCATTGTGGACATGCTAAAGTACACTCAGAAGGACCTGGATGATGCTCTAGAAAAAGCACACAAAAAG gctgAGGAGAAGGAGGATGACCTGAATGCTCAAATTGAGAAGTTACATATGGATAACCAGCACATGGT GCTGATTGTGTCGGAGTTTGAGGCAGTTATTGCTCAGATCACTG CTGAGCACAAGCAGAAGGAGGAACTGGCCCAAGCTGAACTGAGTAAAGTCCTTCAGGAGAAGCAGCAGCTTGCTAAAGATCTGAACGACATGGAGCGATCATTTTCAGACGTTGTGAAGCGTCTGGACAGACGCAAGGAAGTGATCGATGGCTTCAAAAAG AATGAAGAGACTTTGAAGCAGTGTGCTCAGAGCTACTTGGTGAGACTACAGAAGGAGGAGCAGCGATACCAGATGCTCAAAACTCATGCCGAGGAGAAAATAGATCA GGCGAATAAGGAGATTGCAGATGTGCGCTCCAAGCTGGGAGCTGAAGTTTCTGCTCTTCAGGTGCAACTCAGGAGAGAACAGCTTAAAGTGCAATCACTGGAGAAGAACCTGGAGCAGAAG ACAAAAGAGGTTGAGGACGTGACCAAGCTGTGTGATGAACTTATCCTCAAAGTCCAGAAGTGCTGA
- the kif15 gene encoding kinesin-like protein KIF15, with protein sequence MNIKPKVSGDTTLPHQSNSSDGDAIKVYVRVRPLTQGMGLTTDGDQSLCLSVTSDQTLRLNSKPEPRTFTYDHVADMDTTQESVFSCVAKNIVQSCMNGYNGTIFAYGQTGSGKTFTMLGPNELADFSDELRGVIPRSFEYLFFLISREVEKSAGAKSFLCKCSFIEIYNEQIFDLLDSASASLFLREDIKKGVFVEGAVEKYAASAAEAYQVLSMGWRNRRVASTSMNRESSRSHAVFTMTLESKETGQGVVNIRTSQLNLVDLAGSERQRDTHAEGSRLKEASSINRSLMCLGQVIMALVDVSNGRSRHICYRDSKLTFLLRDSLGGNAKTYIIANVHPGSRCFGETLSTLQFAQRAKLIKNKAMINEHTQGNVKQLQAEVKKLKEQLAFALSARSNINELAPGGPELNTAPADSDPLYKSRFLQAVGLWRKCEEKKKVLQEKVSQLDEAWAQKEKFIQSNRMILKFRDDRIAQMKKELETGDRLEPARQDQILIDQLLQEIRLLREQVEHHPRMMWFAAENCSLREEVRTLRTFESVKSAQKASSQNAAELEQAFHELLESEEAARGPPTGSTPVTMETLSSVSVERLKAQLLQKQSELTTTVQAFDEYKQVSKKQLLELESEKRYLEKSNKHLENILEATKAHTKQEVSQLNKIHAETIKILTTPTKTYNLRSRLVPLSSPEHLNGHEGNGEVEGEQEMEDLDSEQPPEAMNELACEALTEELKHMQEQMNRLKSQLDGEETKNRKLLQQISKLEEQVSTATKESTRKEEDFSSEKRSLLDEQNKLQDTLNSLEQQLMEEKTTAEVLRSEVCDLRVVLQSSDKELEAVRKEQEKENSHLSNSLIGTQLQLDKVRLEWEQLQEQHRVLQDSFDTLQAEFKFEADQYHQQLQEKTKKHNQQQTQIQELMNTLQAERELITSLRLQLKADRESISKELLQAVEENSVLKKQILDLTAQNQQQVESIKVLEQNVNSANASVFNLEQKINQDKDVVLDLMTQTRDLRSELGQKDQSLSLLSADLSDITVKYGAACSEREEMKKQISDMQTEIQDLREASERRLASDRVELELLQEDLAYASEEVEKLSKDLEEQRAALQKAQHLNAEKDTTIKTLQAELKLKEEQINSRTEYIDRASATPKANPQTPHTPRSMNMELSQVLESQERELESRRSSMITMEVLLAELNAERTAKNDEIQRLKAQLIEKENMRMEIQTLLENFYNTENRQVQNNNATENLKEAIHNSVLQDLREERSAKNGLMTQLAEAQKALQHQEVTLTQSQTCVQELTSELRNRCLELRELRMQHQDILQEVEVLRKQVDHLAEENGKLLGHQNHKQKIEYMVRLKKEIIKLQEENEKLRNKSTS encoded by the exons ATGAACATTAAACCTAAAG tGTCAGGGGACACAACCTTACCTCACCAATCCAACAG cAGTGATGGAGATGCTATTAAGGTGTATGTTCGGGTGCGACCTTTGACCCAGGGTATGGGTTTGACCACAGATGGAGATCAGAGTTTGTGTTTATCGGTGACGTCGGATCAGACACTGCGTCTGAACTCCAAACCTGAACCGAGAACCTTCACCTATGATCATGTGGCTGACATGGACACCACACAG GAATCTGTGTTTTCATGTGTAGCTAAAAACATTGTGCAGTCGTGCATGAACGGGTATAACGGCACCATCTTTGCTTA TGGGCAGACTGGCTCTGGGAAGACCTTTACCATGCTTG GACCAAACGAGCTGGCAGATTTCAGTGACGAACTGCGTGGCGTTATTCCTCGTAGTTTTGAGTATCTGTTCTTTCTCATCAGCAGAGAAGTGGAGAAG tcCGCAGGTGCAAAGAGCTTCCTGTGTAAGTGCTCCTTTATTGAGATCTACAACGAGCAGATCTTTGATCTTCTGGACAGTGCATCAGCGAGCTTGTTTCTTCGAGAGGACATTAAGAAAGGAGTGTTTGTAGAGGGAGCAGTAGAGAAGTACGCTGCATCAGCCGCTGAAGCCTATCAG gtgttgtCTATGGGATGGCGTAACCGACGTGTGGCCTCCACATCTATGAATCGTGAATCGTCTCGTTCTCATGCTGTTTTTACAATGACTTTGGAGTCCAAGGAAACGGGACAGGGCGTAGTGAACATCAGAACGTCCCAGCTCAACCTGGTGGATTTAGCAGGTTCTGAGAGACAGAGGGATACACATGCTGAAGGGTCTCGTCTGaag GAAGCGAGCAGCATCAACCGTTCACTGATGTGTTTGGGTCAGGTGATTATGGCACTTGTGGACGTGTCCaatggcaggagccgccacatCTGCTACAGAGATTCCAAACTCACTTTCCTGCTCAGG gacTCTCTGGGAGGCAATGCTAAGACCTACATCATTGCTAATGTCCATCCAGGATCAAGATGTTTTGGAGAGACTCTCTCCACCCTGCAGTTTGCTCAGAGAGCTAAGCTCATCAAGAACAAG gctatGATAAATGAGCACACACAGGGGAACGTGAAGCAGCTTCAGGCTGAAGTGAAGAAATTAAAGGAGCAGTTGGCATTTGCTTTGTCTGCTCGCAGTAACATCAACGAACTTGCTCCTGGAGGCCCTGAGTTAAACActg CTCCAGCTGATTCTGATCCTCTGTATAAGAGTCGTTTTCTTCAGGCTGTTGGACTCTGGAGGAAATGTGAGGAGAAGAAGAAG gtgttgCAGGAGAAAGTATCTCAGCTGGATGAAGCCTGGGCTCAGAAGGAGAAATTTATTCAGTCTAACCGCATGATCCTGAAGTTTAGAGATGATCGCATAGCTCAAATGAAAAAGGAGCTGGAGACGGGGGACCGCCTTGAACCTGCTCGCCAGGACCAGATTCTCATCGATCAGCTACTGCAAGAGATTCGACTGCTCAGAGAACAA GTGGAGCATCACCCACGAATGATGTGGTTTGCTGCAGAGAACTGCAGCCTGAGGGAAGAAGTGCGCACCCTGCGTACATTCGAGTCGGTAAAGAGCGCTCAAAAGGCCTCATCCCAAAATGCTGCTGAGTTAGAACAGGCCTTCCACGAGCTCCTGGAATCAGAGGAGGCAGCCAGAG GTCCACCTACCGGTTCCACCCCAGTTACCATGGAGACTCTGTCTTCTGTTTCTGTGGAGAGGTTGAAGGCACAGTTGCTACAGAAGCAGTCGGAGCTGACGACGACAGTGCAGGCCTTCGATGAGTACAAGCAAGTCAGCAA GAAGCAACTGCTAGAGCTGGAGTCGGAGAAACGCTACTTGGAAAAATCCAATAAGCACTTGGAGAACATTCTGGAAGCTACTAAAGCTCACACCAAACAAGAGGTTTCACAGCTCAACAAGATCCACGCTGAAACCATTAAG ATTCTAACCACCCCGACTAAAACGTATAATCTAAGGAGCCGCTTGGTACCACTGTCCAGCCCTGAACATCTGAACGGGCATGAGGGAAATGGGGAGGTGGAAGGCGAGCAGGAGATGGAAGATCTGGATAGTGAACAACCCCCCGAAGCCATGAATGAACTTGCCTGCGAGGCTCTCACTGAAGAACTCAAACACATGCAG GAGCAGATGAATCGTCTCAAGAGCCAGTTAGATGGGGAGGAAACCAAAAACAGGAAGTTGCTTCAGCAAATTAGCAAGCTGGAGGAGCAGGTTTCTACAGCAACTAAGGAGTCCACTCGCAAAGAAGAG gacTTCAGTTCAGAGAAACGTTCTCTACTGGACGAGCAGAACAAGTTGCAGGACACACTGAACTCTCTAGAGCAGCAGCTCATGGAGGAAAAAACCACTGCAGAGG TGTTGCGTAGTGAGGTCTGTGATCTGCGGGTGGTCCTACAGTCGTCAGATAAAGAACTGGAGGCGGTAAGGAAAGAGCAGGAAAAAGAGAACTCTCACCTCTCCAACAGCCTCATCGGTACTCAGCTTCAACTGGATAAAGTCAG GTTGGAGTGGGAGCAGTTACAGGAACAGCACCGTGTGCTACAGGACTCATTTGATACACTGCAGGCTGAGTTTAAGTTTGAAGCTGATCAGTATCATCAGCAGCTTCAGGAGAAAACTAAAAAGCACAACCAACAACAAACCCAAATTCAA gagctgATGAACACTCTGCAAGCTGAGCGAGAGCTAATCACCAGTCTGAGGTTACAGTTGAAAGCTGATCGAGAAAGCATCTCCAA AGAACTGCTGCAGGCTGTAGAGGAGAACTCTGTACTGAAGAAACAAATCCTGGACCTCACAGCTCAGAACCAGCAACAG GTGGAGAGCATTAAAGTTTTGGAGCAGAATGTTAACAGTGCCAATGCTTCAGTGTTCAACCTTGAGCAGAAAAtaaaccaggataaa gatgtgGTGTTGGATTTGATGACGCAAACAAGGGATCTGCGGTCTGAGCTCGGACAGAAGGATCAGAGTCTGTCTCTGCTGAGTGCCGACCTCAGTGACATCACA GTGAAATATGGTGCAGCATGTTCAGAAAGAGAGGAGATGAAAAAGCAGATCTCTGACATGCAGACTGAAATCCAGGATCTCAGAGAAGCTTCAGAACGACGTCTGGCATCTGACCGAGTGGAG TTGGAGCTGCTGCAGGAGGATCTGGCCTACGCATCAGAGGAGGTGGAGAAACTCAGTAAAGATTTAGAAGAGCAAAGAGCAGCACTACAGAAAGCTCAGCACCTTAATGCTGAAAAGGACACAACCATTAAGACTCTGCAGGCGGAG CTTAAGCTGAAGGAGGAACAGATCAATTCAAGAACGGAATACATCGATCGTGCCTCTGCGACACCTAAAGCAAATCCTCAG actCCTCATACACCGCGCAGCATGAACATGGAGCTCTCTCAGGTGTTGGAGAGTCAGGAGAGGGAGCTGGAGAGTCGACGCTCCTCTATGATTACAATGGAGGTTCTGCTGGCTGAACTTAACGCTGAACGTACAGCCAAAAACGACGAGATCCAAAGACTCAAG gctcaGCTGATTGAGAAGGAGAACATGCGGATGGAGATTCAGACTCTCCTGGAGAATTTCTATAACACAGAGAACCGACAGGTTCAGAACAACAATGCCACAGA AAATCTGAAGGAGGCGATTCATAACTCTGTGCTGCAAGATTTACGGGAAGAGAGAAGTGCAAAg aACGGGTTGATGACACAGCTGGCTGAAGCTCAGAAGGC ACTGCAACATCAAGAAGTGACGCTGACTCAGTCTCAGACGTGCGTACAGGAACTGACCTCTGAACTGAGGAACCGCTGTCTGGAGCTGAGAGAACTTCGGATGCAGCATCAGGACATACTGCAG GAAGTGGAGGTGCTGAGGAAGCAGGTGGATCATCTAGCTGAGGAGAATGGCAAACTGCTGGGTCACCAGAACCACAAGCAGAAGATTGAGTACATGGTCAGACTTAAGAAAGAGATCATCAAACTACAGGAG gaaaACGAGAAGCTCCGCAATAAAAGCACTTCATAA